From the genome of Leptolyngbyaceae cyanobacterium, one region includes:
- a CDS encoding photosystem I reaction center subunit II PsaD, translating to MAETLTGQPPLFGGSTGGLLSKAEIEEKYAITWTSPKEQVFEMPTGGAAVMRQGDNLLYLARKEQCIALGGQQLRAKFKINNYKIYRVFPNGDTEYLHPADGVFPEKVNQGRPYVGKKDRNIGSNPEPSKIKFSGQKPYEV from the coding sequence ATGGCAGAAACTCTGACTGGACAACCACCTCTGTTCGGTGGCAGCACCGGCGGTTTACTCAGCAAAGCGGAAATTGAAGAAAAGTACGCCATCACCTGGACTAGCCCCAAAGAACAGGTGTTTGAGATGCCGACAGGCGGTGCTGCTGTAATGCGCCAAGGTGATAACCTGCTGTATTTAGCTCGCAAAGAACAATGTATCGCTTTAGGCGGTCAGCAACTGCGTGCTAAATTCAAAATCAATAACTACAAGATTTACCGGGTTTTCCCTAACGGTGACACCGAATACCTCCACCCTGCGGATGGCGTGTTCCCTGAAAAAGTGAACCAAGGCCGTCCTTATGTAGGTAAGAAAGACCGCAATATCGGTAGCAATCCCGAACCCTCTAAGATCAAATTCAGCGGTCAAAAACCTTACGAAGTCTAG